The window GCCGTCGAATCTGCGGGTGAGCTTTTTATACGCGCCGTACATATAGCCGATCTCGCGACCGCCCACGCCGATGTCGCCTGCGGGCACGTCGGTATTGGAGCTGATTAGGCGGTGAAGTTCAAGCATAAAAGCTTGACAAAATCTCATAATCTCGCCGTCGCTCTTGCCCTTGGGATCGAAATTTGCACCGCCTTTTGCGCCGCCGATATTAAGACCCGTGAGGGAATTTTTAAAAATTTGCTCAAACCCTAAAAATTTTAAAACGCCCAAATTTACGCTCGGATGAAAGCGCAGGCCGCCTTTGTAAGGACCCAGAGCGGAGTTAAACTCTATGCGGTATCCCGTATGCACGCAGGGCTCGCCGCCGTCGCTCATATAGACGACGCGAAACATCATCGTGCGCTCGGGCGCCAAAATACGCTCTAAAATTTTATTTTTCACGTATCGCTCATCGCGCTTTAGAAGCGGTATGAGCGAGTATAAAATCTCGGTCGATGCCTGGATAAAGACCTCCTGACCGGGATTGGCACGCTTTAAATTTAGCAGCAAGCCGTCGATGTAAGACTTCATAGTTCCTCCTTTTGAACCGGATTAAATTTTAATTTTTTGGCTTTGGCGATAAATTTTTTCAGCGCCAGCTCCTCGCGGACGCCGATTTTATAGCTTATAAATTTCAGATAATTTAAAATTTCGCGCTCTTTTATGCCGCGCGAAAGGGCGTAGCTTTGCAGGATATATCTTGGAATTTTAATGCGCGAACATAAAAATTTCGTCGCCAGGCGTGAGTAGACTTTTTCGTTTTTCACGCAGCACAGCCGCCCGAAAACAAAGGGTAAGCCCGTGCGCTGCTGCCAAATTTCGCCCAGATCGTAAAATTTATCCCCGCCCTGCGAAAGCAGCGCCTTTAGAGCATTATCGCCTATCAATACCTCGCCGCTAAGATCCAGCACGCGAGCTAGCATATTTGAGCTCATCGACGCGGGATCGAGCCTGGGCGCCGAGTTTTTGCGCACGAGCACGCTTAGTACCTCACGCTTTGCGACGATTCCAAGAGGCAGCTTACGGTATTTTGCGCGGCGGCTTTCGATGCTTGAGATCACCGCGGCATCTATACGCCTATAATAAAGATCGGCGCAGAGTTTGCTCGGCACCCCTTTTTTAAATTCTATAGATTTTTTAACATAAGACGGCAGCGGAAGGGATTTTAAAAATACGTGAAAAGGGAGCAAATTTAGATAATCGATTTTGCCTAATAACATAACTTTCTCCGAATTTAGCGCAGGAAAAGAGGGCTAAATTCCGGCGCTAAATCGGAATTTAACCAAAAAATTTCAGAATTTATTTGACCTCGGTAATCGGGATGGATTTGTATTTGCTAAACTCCACTATGCCCTCACCTTTTTTGAAGTGGATACTCACTCCGTCCTTGTTCTCCATATAGATGCCGTCGGCGGCGCGGTCGCGCTTGAGGTCGTAGCTTTTGCCGCTATCGTCCTTTAACACGGCGGTATTGAAATCGTCGTTTGAGCTAAGCGAAAGCTTTTTGCCCTTATCATCGACGAAATAGAAGGTCTTTGCGTTCTCTTGAGTTATGGTTTTTTCGCTCTGTGCTTGCTTATTCATAGCGCTATCCGGGGATTGGCGGAGCTGGTTTGAGCCGCATCCTAGCAAAATTAACGCCAAAGCGGCGCACGATAGAACTTTAAACATATTTCTCCTTTAAATTTAGGTTACACTCGTTGATGAGTGATTTTCGGATATCCCAAAGCTTTTGAGAGAGATCCACTTTATAGCTTTGCGGATGGACGTTGCGAAGGTGCTCGAGCCAAAATTTACTCTTCTGCTCTTTGCTAAAACGCGCGATCTCGCTTACCGTGCGGCGCACGCCTACGAATTTGCCCTCCTTAAAAACGGGACGTAAGAGCTTATGCGCGCTGAAATTCGTTAAAATTTTACGCTTGTAGGTATAAAGCGGATGGAAAATTTCAAGCGGCGCGCTCTCGTCTATGTTCTCTCCATCAAGCGTGATCAGATCGGCAAGCGCCATGCCGTTATCTTTGTCGTAGAGTCTAAAGACCTGCTTGTAGCCCGGGTTGTTGATCTTGCGCGGATCGTTTGAAATTTTGATCTTAGCTATGATCTCGCCATCTTTTTCGATACCGCTTAGCTTATACACACCGCCGAGGCTCGAACTGTCTCCGCCCGTAATAAGCCTCGTGCCGATCCCCCAGCTATCGATTTTAGCCTCAAAAAGTTTGAGTTGATCGATCGCGTATTCGTCTAGATCATTCGACGCAGTGATCTTTGCGTCATCAAAGCCCGCCGCATCGAGCATCTTACGCGCCTGTTTGGTTAGATACTCCAGATCGCCCGAATCTATGCGAATCCCAAGCGGCTTATGACCGCTTGCGCGCAGCTCCTCAAAAACCTTGATCGCATTCGGCACGCCGCTTGCGAGAGTATCGTAGGTATCGACGAGCAAAAGCGTGCTGTTAGGATAAATTTTAGCGTAGGCGCGGAATGCCTCCAGCTCGCTATCAAAGCTCTGAATCCAAGAGTGCGAGTGGGTGCCGATCGCAGGGACGTCAAATTTTTTTGCGGCGAGCACGTTTGACGTGGCGCTGCAACCGCCTATAATCGCAGCCTTTGCGCCGTAGATGCCCGCACTTCGCCCCTGAGCACGGCGCAAGCCAAACTCCATCACCGAATCATTTTTGGCGCTAAAGTTTATACGCGAGCTTTTCGTAGCGATGAGAGTTTGGAAATTTATAGTATTTAGGATCGCGGTCTCGATGAGCTGTGCTTCCATGATATTTGCTTTGACGCGGATAAGCGGCTCGTGCGGAAATACGATCTGCCCCTCGTCCATAGCGTAAATTTCGCCGCTAAATTTAAAGCCTCTTAGAAATTCCAAAAATTTCGGCTTAAAGAAATTTAAACTTTTTAGATACGCGATGTCGTCCTCGCTAAATTTTAAGTTTTCGATATAATCCACGACCTCGTTTAAGCCGCAAAATATCGCGTAACCGCCGCCGCTTGGGTTTTTGCGATAAAAAACGTCAAAAACCGCCGTCTGATCGGGCTTTGTAAAAAAATAGCCCTGCATCATACTAAGCTGATAAAAATCGGTAAGTAAAGCCAAATCTTTCATTTACGCCTCTTAAATTTAATCTCGCCTCGCGCAGGAGCAAGAAATCATAGCTTTTTGGCTTCTAAGCTTTTTTTATAAGCCGCAGCGTCGAAGTCTTTGACGCGAGCGACGCCGTCATCTACCGCAGCTTTTGCGACCGCCGTCGAGATCACGGCAAATACGCGCGGATCGAAAGGATTTGGGATCACGTAGTCTTTGCCGAATTTTAAGTTATCCTTGCCCAGCATCTTGCGGATTTCTTCAGGAACCTCTTCGCGAGCAAGATCTGCCATCGCGCGAGCGGCAGCAATTTTCATATTTTCGGTAATCTTTTTGGCTCTTACGTCAAGCGCGCCACGGAAGATATACGGAAAGCCCAAAACGTTATTGATCTGATTTGCAAAGTCGCTTCTACCTGTGCCTACGATCGCGTCGTTTCGTACTTCCTCGACCTCGCTTGGATAAATTTCGGGTACCGGATTTGCAAGCGCAAAAATGATTGGATGCGGCGCCATAGTCTTTACCATCTCTTTAGTTAAAACGCCCGGCTTGCTAAGACCCAAAAACATATCCGCGCCCTTCATCGCGTCCTCTAGCGTACGATCTGCAGTGTCTAGGGCAAATTCTTTCTTCTGCTCGGTAAGATCGGTGCGGCCCTTATGGATCACCCCTTTGGAATCGAGCATTATGATATGTTTGGCGCCTAAATTACGATACATCTTTGCGCACGCTATGCCTGCAGCGCCCGAGCCGCTGACTACGATCTTCATATCCTCGATTTTTTTGCCGCTGATAAGGGCTGCGTTGATTAGCCCTGCGCCCGTAATCATCGCGGTGCCGTGCTGATCGTCGTGCATGACGGGAATATCGACGGCTTTTTGCAGCTCGCGCTCTATCTCGAAGCATTCGGGAGCTTTGATATCCTCTAAATTTATACCGCCGAACGTAGGCGCAAGCGCTTTGCAAATTTCAATTATCTTTTTAGGATCTTTTTCGTCGATCTCGATATCGAAGGCATCAACGCCGCCGAATTTTTTAAACAAAACCGCCTTGCCTTCCATTACGGGCTTTCCGGCGATCGCGCCGATATCTCCGAGACCCAAAACCGCCGTGCCATTAGTGATAACAGCTACGAGATTGGCCTTATTCGTGTATTTAAACGCAGCCTCGTGATCACCTTCGATCACCTTGCAAGGCTCCGCGACGCCCGGCGTGTATGCAAGCGCCAAATCCTCCGCAGTAGCGCACGGGGTTTTTACATTCGTTCCGATTTTACCGCCTATGTGGTACTTCAAAGCCGCTTCAACGTTTACTTTAGCCATTTTATAATCCTTTTTTGATTAAATTTGAAATTCTCGTTTTAACTTCGTCGCTTCCTAAAATTTCACAAATTTCAAAAATCGACGGACTAACGCTTCCCCCCGTGATCGCAACGCGTAGCGGCTGAGCCAGGTCTTTTAGCTTGGCGCCGTTTGCGTCCAAAAATTTCATCGTCTCCTCCTCGCACTCCTTTGCGTTTAAATTTGCGCTTAGAGTATCCGCAAATTTTGCGAGTAAGCTTAGCGAACTTTCGGTTACAAATTTCTTATACGCCTTCTCGTCGTAGCAGCTCGGGCGATTTAGAAGAATTTTAATGCCCTCAGCCATCTCCACTAGCGTCTTTGCGCGCTGTTTGTACTGCTGCGCGATGAGATGTTTTTTTGCATGCGAACGGATATCGACGCCGAATTCTACAAGCTGCGCGGCAAGCTCATCGTCGTTTGAGTTTTTAATATAATGCGCGTTTAGCCACTCAAGCTTGGTTTGGTTGAAAGTACTGGAGCTCTTGCTGATATGGTTGGGATCAAAGTAGCGCTTCATCTTCTCCATGCTAAAAATTTCATCATCCCCGTGGCTCCAGCCCAGGCGCACTAAAAAATTTAGCAGAGCCTGCGGCAGATAGCCCATGCGCTTATACTCCATCACGTCGGTAGCGCCGTGGCGTTTACTTAGCTTGCTGCCGTCGGCGCCGTTGATCATCGCGACGTGGTAAAATTTCGGGATTTTAAAGCCTAGCGCATTATACAGCACGATCTGCTTTGGGGTGTTGCTTAGATGATCGTCGCCGCGGATCACGTCCGTGACGCCCATCAGCGCGTCGTCGATCACGACCGTAAAGTTATACGTAGGCGTACCGTCGGAGCGCGCGATGATGAAATCGTCCAAAATATCGGCGGCGTTAAATTTTATCTCGCCCTTGATGCCGTCACTAAATTCTATCGTACCGCTAAGCGGGGCTTTTATACGCACTACGGGCTCGATCCCTGCAGGTGGCGTACCGGTAAAATCGCGATAGCGGTTATCGTAGCGCGGGCGCTCTTTGCGAGCTTCCTGCTGCGCGCGCAGCTCATCCAGCTCATCCTTGCTCATATAGCACTTGTATGCCTTGCCCTCATCTAGCAGCTTTTGTACATATTGTTTATAAAGATCAAAGCGTGAGCTTTGATACACGATCTGCCCGTCATAGTCTAGATTGCACCACTTAAAGGCTTCCTCGATCGCCTTAGCAGCCTCCTGCGAATTGCGCTTCAGATCAGTGTCCTCGATGCGCAGCAGGAATTTGCCGCCGTTTGCTCTAGCGTAAAGATAACTAAAAAGCGCCGTTCTAAGTCCGCCGATATGTAAATATCCCGTAGGACTCGGCGCAAAACGAGTTACTATCATAAAATTCCTTTGCAAAAATTACCATTTAATGTTATAATCGCGATCTTGTAATTATAAAGCAAAAAGACTAAATAAAGGTTAAAAATGATAAAGAAACTGCTTTTTTCCGCAATGATCTGTGCTGTTTGTGCAAATGCTGAAGTAGTAAACGGCGTCATCGCCGTGGTAGATAATGAGCCCATCACCGGCTACGAACTAGCCAAAGTTCAGAAGCTAACGGGTGCTTCGCCGCAAGCCGCGATGGAAATTTTAATCGGGCAAAAGCTGCAACAATCCGAGATTAAACGCCGCGGCATTGCGGTAAATGACGCGGAGATCGACGCGAGACTCAAAGCGATCGCCGATCAAAATAAGCTTAGCTTAGACCAGCTCAAAACCGCTGTGCAAAAGCAAGGTATAAACTACGATGACTTTAAAGCAAATGTCCGCCGCACACTGCTTGAAGAAAAGCTCTATGGCTCGATATTCGCAGACATACAGCACCGCACGACCCCCGAAAATGTTAAAAAATTTTACAGCCAAAATAGTTCATTATTTACGACTTTCGACAGCATCACGCTCACCCGCTATATCGCAAAATCGCAAGCTCCGCTCGATAAGATCCGCGCAAATCCGAAGCTCCGCCCAAGCGACGTGTATGTGATGAAGGGAACCCTCAAGGCCAATCAAATGGATGAGGGGCTCAAATATATCGTCACGAACGTCGAGCAGGGCAAATTTTCGCCGATAATCCCTACGCGCAACGGCTACGAAATGTTTTACGTAAACGACAAAAAGGGGCTTCGTACGCTTGATTTTGACAGTGTGCAAGATAGGGCGATCGAAGGCTACGTGACCTCCGAGCGCAAAAAGGCGATCACTGAGTTCAACGACAGGCTCCGCTCAAACGCTAATATCCGCATTATCGAGCGCCCGCAGGCAAAAGCGCAAGGCGCAAAAACCGCTCCAAAAGTCAAAGTGCAAAAAAGGCAGTAAATTTTAAAATCCGCCGCCGTGCATTAAATTTTATAGAATTTAACGCCGATAGCGCAAGAGCGGCGTTTACGGCTACGTGAAGTACTTCACGGGATACGGCGAGAGCCTCATCGACTATGACCGCCACACCGATAAAGTCGGCATCGACTTTGCGATTTTAAAGTAAAAAGTCCTCGCACTCAGACGGCGCCGACAAGGTAAAAATTGCTACAAACGGCCAAGAGCGATAAGCCAAATTTGTCCGAACAAACAAGCGCGGCAAATTCAACGAGCGGGCAATACGTATAGCAAAGTGCGAGAGTAAATTTTAAAAATTACAAACGCGGCACGATCTATAAATTTACGTAAGGTCGCCGCCGCAACGCAAGCGCAAAACTTAAGGAGATAGATGAAAAATTTATTAAGGTTTTTTATCGTTTTGACCTGCGCGACCTCGCTACAAGCGGGTGGCAACTACGCGCCTAGGCAGCAAAACGACGAGCAAATCGCAACCTATGAGATATTTTTTAAATACGACCTACGCAACGGCGAAAAAGACGAAAACGGCAAAATACGCAACAGACTCTACATCATCGAGCTAGACGCGAGCGGCGCGCAGCTAAATCGCTACGTCATCGACGAGGCAAACGAGAAGTACAAACGCAAGATCCCCGATGATCCCTCTACGAAACTAAAAATCTCGCTCGTCGTCCGCAAAAACGAGCGCTGGGTGCTACTTGAAGTGTACTCAAAAGAGCACCGAAACGCGCCTGCGTTCACGGCCGAGAGATGTCTGTGGAGCGGACTAGAAAAGGAGCTACTGGAGGATTTTGACGCGGGCGAAGCGCTAAAACTTTACCGAAAAACCAAACGCTTCGACGCAAATTTAGGCTTTTTTACCGAAAATAACATAGCCGAATACCGCAAAGACGGCAAACCGTCGTATAAGGAATTTGTTAGCGTCCGAATGGGCAAAAAAGAAACGACTTTTGAAAAATATGACGATAGCGGACGCCTAAATAGCCGCACATACCAGCTAGGCGCGACCCGCTGCTTTTTGAGTTTTTTTACCCAAACGGTAAGCTAAAAAGCGTGATAGACCAGCGCCTATCAGCCAGCAAACCGCTAAACGAAGCGGTTAAAATACAAAAGGAATTTAACGAAAAGGGCGAGCTCGTAAAAGAGGTCGTAACCGATGCAAAAGCGGGCGTGGCGACTACGAAATTTTACGGCGAAAACGGCGAAATCATAAAAGCCGAAACAAAAAATCTCAGATAAACCAGATGCGGAAAAAGATGTGTTTTTAAAGCTAGATCAAATTGCTCGCGAGCTAGACGAGATCTATCTGCCTCTGGAGCAAGAGGGCATAACGGGCATGAGACTGTCGCTACAATGCGACTCTGGCGCGTGCGTACAGGCGATAGAAAAAGCGCAAGAAACTCTCGGCGTCAAATTTCCGCCTGCGTTTTCGCAACTAGTTTGTAAATTTGACTTCGGCGAATTTGAAGTTTGCAACGTACGCTTTGGCGTCGGAGGCGACTACGCTAGCGAACTAGTGCGGCTAAACGGCACCGACGAATACGGCGGCAAATGGTAGTCAGGCGCGGCGCGTCCTGCAAATTTGATAGTTTTTGCCGTGGGCGATCCGTGGATTTTTTTGCTTGATTGCGCGGACGGTTCGATTTATGCGTGGCTGCTTGGAGACGAAGAGCTTTGCGGCAGGCGCGTCGCGAGCGATTTTGAGAGATTTTTTAGAGCGCTTGCTAGTATCGATATCGCGCGACTAAGCAAAAACGCCGTGCCTTGCGCAGAAGAAATCGCCAAATTCGTCCAGGCTGACGACGATAAGGCGCTTGAGTTTTGGCGAGAAACGGCGGAAATTTGATAAATTTAACGCCTAACGCTAGGATTTTTGCGCTACAAATTTAAGCGCGGACACCGAACGGCGACAGAGCGATCCATAGTAAAAATCGCTCCGAAACGCCTAACTTTACAACCAAATTTAGTTTAGCCGATAAAGCGTATTTTTGCCGTCCTGATAGGATAAAATATACATCGCGCCGTCTTTGAAAAAGATGCTTCTGGCGTTGCTTATCTCGCTCGGATAGGAGAGAGTTTTGACGATCTGCTCGCTCTTTGGATCGATGATCGCGATGACGTTGTGGTTTTTGCTAAGCGCGTAGAGCAAGCCGTCGTGATAGCTCATCGACGTGACGTAGAGATCGCCCAGGCTCTTGTCCTGCTTAAGCGCGGCTTTTGGGCTAAATTCGCCCGAAAGCGTGCGATCGCTCAGCAAAATTTTAGAGATGACGAAGTTTTTCGCATCCTTGTTGTTCGGCACGGTGGCTAGGTAGCAGTACGTCCCGTCGGTAGCGATGCTTGCGACGTGGTGAAATTTCGCCCTGACCGTATCGATCCTGCTGCGTCCGAGCCCTTTACCCTGCCCTTCAAATTTATCGTTACCGCGCACGAAATCGGCGTATTGAAGCGCTTCGTCCGCGCCGCCGTTTTTCGCAAATCTCAAAAGAGTCTTGTTAGAGCCCATGAGCATGTATTTATCGCCCATAAACGGGACCACGCCGATGATCGGATCGATCGTCGCCGAAAAATACGGATCGATCTCAAAATCGCTCGTAACTTTAAAATTTTCGTCCATAAAAAACACTTCCCACTTCGAGCTCGCGACGAATTCGCCGTTTATGAAATCAAGCGAGTTGATAGGCTTGGCAAAGCTTATATCGTTCTTTGAGGCGATACTTAGATTTTCATCCACCGCCAAAGGAGCGTTGCTCGGATCATTGTCAAATTTCACGCCCAGCTTCTCGCTAGCGGGCGCAAAGGCATAATCCGGCGCCTCGACCTCTCTTTTGCCGCGAAATGAGATGTTTTTCCAGTGATTTTTATAGCCGCTATCGTCCCAGATGATATATTTTGGATCAAGCGTGAAGCGCACCGGATCGCCCTGCCCGTAATACGGCGGAAGGCCCGTGCTGACGAAAGCTTGAAAGAGGTTCGAAGCGATTATGAGCGTGCAGACGATGAAAGCCGCGGAGGTAAGCTTGCCGAACCTTCTGATCGTCTCGCCCTCCATCTCCTCTTCAAGCGCGCTAAACTTAGGCGCGAAAAAGAATATCGCCCCGAGCATCACTACGACCGCCCAGAACACTATCTCCGCCCAAAAATAAGTATGGATACCGAAAACCGCCAAACCAAAGCCCTGATCTAAATCCCTGTGCGCGTGTATGCCGTAGTGCGCAAAGGACTGCCATAGTCCAAATCCCGCCATCAAAAGCAGCATGGCTAGGTATCTGGCCTTTAGCCCGTATCTGACGATAAAAAGAGCCGTGACGCCGATAAAGATCATGCCCTCGCGCTGCCCCCAGCACAGCGTGCACGGGCTGTCCTTGAGCACGTAGCCGAAAAAGAGATTGGCTATCCCGACCGGCAAAAGGATGATCAAAAATCCCGCCAAGCACATCAATGCGTAGAAAAATTTTGCCTTTTTGATTTCGTTCATACCGCGCCCCTTATAGATTTATCGTCGTTAGCAGGGCGCCTGATTTGTGCCCTATGTATAAATACGCCATAAATAGCCACGAGACTACGACTAAACCGAAAGCGAGCTTTTCTTTTTGCGGTTTTGCTATGATAATAATCATAGCTATCAGGACCAACAAAAGCTGCAAAAATTCCATCTTTTCTCCTTGTTTTGATTTGTTTTGGAACGACAATTTTATCCAACCAAAACTTAAATTTAATCATTGTGTTTTATGCGGCGCGCAAAGACGGCGCAACGATAAATAAAGCGGCAGCGGTAGTGAAGCGGATAGCGCGGTTCACAGCGAAATTACGATAGCGGCATTAGCTAAGGGGGGGGCAACAAGAAAGCTGTATGGCGAGCAGACGAGCGGCGCGACAGCAAAAGGCAGCGCGACGACAAGAAGGACGGTGGGGCGGGCGCACAGACGATACGATAGTGAGAATAAGCGGCGCGGCAGCAAAAGCGCAGCAACGAATGAAGCGGCGCATGGTAGCAAAAGGCGGTGCGGCGATAAAAGCAGTGCGGCGGCGAACAAAGCGGCGCAGCGCTATAAATTTTATCATCCGCATAAGTTGCACTCGCATTTAGTAGCGCAAATCAAATTTTAAGCTTAAATTCTTAATGATCCTGCTTAGCTTGCTTGCGTTTTTTACGCCCTCATATCTGCCCTCGCAATATTTGCGCGCGCTAAGCTTCGCATCGTTTTCGGCGTCCACGTCCGCGCCGTTTGAAAGTAAAATTCTAAAAATATTTTCATTTTTGCAAAAGCATGCGCGCCGTATCGGCGCGAAGCCCTCTGCTCGCTAAATTTACCCCTGCGCCGCGATCTAGCGCTATCGCTACGGCATCATCCGCGGCGATAGCGAGATTTAAAAGCGTCTCGCCGCTAGCGTCTTTTTGATCGGGCGAAGCGATTTCGGCGCTAAATT is drawn from Campylobacter sp. and contains these coding sequences:
- a CDS encoding MqnA/MqnD/SBP family protein encodes the protein MLLGKIDYLNLLPFHVFLKSLPLPSYVKKSIEFKKGVPSKLCADLYYRRIDAAVISSIESRRAKYRKLPLGIVAKREVLSVLVRKNSAPRLDPASMSSNMLARVLDLSGEVLIGDNALKALLSQGGDKFYDLGEIWQQRTGLPFVFGRLCCVKNEKVYSRLATKFLCSRIKIPRYILQSYALSRGIKEREILNYLKFISYKIGVREELALKKFIAKAKKLKFNPVQKEEL
- a CDS encoding nicotinate phosphoribosyltransferase, whose protein sequence is MKDLALLTDFYQLSMMQGYFFTKPDQTAVFDVFYRKNPSGGGYAIFCGLNEVVDYIENLKFSEDDIAYLKSLNFFKPKFLEFLRGFKFSGEIYAMDEGQIVFPHEPLIRVKANIMEAQLIETAILNTINFQTLIATKSSRINFSAKNDSVMEFGLRRAQGRSAGIYGAKAAIIGGCSATSNVLAAKKFDVPAIGTHSHSWIQSFDSELEAFRAYAKIYPNSTLLLVDTYDTLASGVPNAIKVFEELRASGHKPLGIRIDSGDLEYLTKQARKMLDAAGFDDAKITASNDLDEYAIDQLKLFEAKIDSWGIGTRLITGGDSSSLGGVYKLSGIEKDGEIIAKIKISNDPRKINNPGYKQVFRLYDKDNGMALADLITLDGENIDESAPLEIFHPLYTYKRKILTNFSAHKLLRPVFKEGKFVGVRRTVSEIARFSKEQKSKFWLEHLRNVHPQSYKVDLSQKLWDIRKSLINECNLNLKEKYV
- a CDS encoding malic enzyme-like NAD(P)-binding protein, whose protein sequence is MAKVNVEAALKYHIGGKIGTNVKTPCATAEDLALAYTPGVAEPCKVIEGDHEAAFKYTNKANLVAVITNGTAVLGLGDIGAIAGKPVMEGKAVLFKKFGGVDAFDIEIDEKDPKKIIEICKALAPTFGGINLEDIKAPECFEIERELQKAVDIPVMHDDQHGTAMITGAGLINAALISGKKIEDMKIVVSGSGAAGIACAKMYRNLGAKHIIMLDSKGVIHKGRTDLTEQKKEFALDTADRTLEDAMKGADMFLGLSKPGVLTKEMVKTMAPHPIIFALANPVPEIYPSEVEEVRNDAIVGTGRSDFANQINNVLGFPYIFRGALDVRAKKITENMKIAAARAMADLAREEVPEEIRKMLGKDNLKFGKDYVIPNPFDPRVFAVISTAVAKAAVDDGVARVKDFDAAAYKKSLEAKKL
- the gltX gene encoding glutamate--tRNA ligase, giving the protein MIVTRFAPSPTGYLHIGGLRTALFSYLYARANGGKFLLRIEDTDLKRNSQEAAKAIEEAFKWCNLDYDGQIVYQSSRFDLYKQYVQKLLDEGKAYKCYMSKDELDELRAQQEARKERPRYDNRYRDFTGTPPAGIEPVVRIKAPLSGTIEFSDGIKGEIKFNAADILDDFIIARSDGTPTYNFTVVIDDALMGVTDVIRGDDHLSNTPKQIVLYNALGFKIPKFYHVAMINGADGSKLSKRHGATDVMEYKRMGYLPQALLNFLVRLGWSHGDDEIFSMEKMKRYFDPNHISKSSSTFNQTKLEWLNAHYIKNSNDDELAAQLVEFGVDIRSHAKKHLIAQQYKQRAKTLVEMAEGIKILLNRPSCYDEKAYKKFVTESSLSLLAKFADTLSANLNAKECEEETMKFLDANGAKLKDLAQPLRVAITGGSVSPSIFEICEILGSDEVKTRISNLIKKGL
- a CDS encoding peptidylprolyl isomerase, translated to MIKKLLFSAMICAVCANAEVVNGVIAVVDNEPITGYELAKVQKLTGASPQAAMEILIGQKLQQSEIKRRGIAVNDAEIDARLKAIADQNKLSLDQLKTAVQKQGINYDDFKANVRRTLLEEKLYGSIFADIQHRTTPENVKKFYSQNSSLFTTFDSITLTRYIAKSQAPLDKIRANPKLRPSDVYVMKGTLKANQMDEGLKYIVTNVEQGKFSPIIPTRNGYEMFYVNDKKGLRTLDFDSVQDRAIEGYVTSERKKAITEFNDRLRSNANIRIIERPQAKAQGAKTAPKVKVQKRQ
- a CDS encoding disulfide bond formation protein B yields the protein MNEIKKAKFFYALMCLAGFLIILLPVGIANLFFGYVLKDSPCTLCWGQREGMIFIGVTALFIVRYGLKARYLAMLLLMAGFGLWQSFAHYGIHAHRDLDQGFGLAVFGIHTYFWAEIVFWAVVVMLGAIFFFAPKFSALEEEMEGETIRRFGKLTSAAFIVCTLIIASNLFQAFVSTGLPPYYGQGDPVRFTLDPKYIIWDDSGYKNHWKNISFRGKREVEAPDYAFAPASEKLGVKFDNDPSNAPLAVDENLSIASKNDISFAKPINSLDFINGEFVASSKWEVFFMDENFKVTSDFEIDPYFSATIDPIIGVVPFMGDKYMLMGSNKTLLRFAKNGGADEALQYADFVRGNDKFEGQGKGLGRSRIDTVRAKFHHVASIATDGTYCYLATVPNNKDAKNFVISKILLSDRTLSGEFSPKAALKQDKSLGDLYVTSMSYHDGLLYALSKNHNVIAIIDPKSEQIVKTLSYPSEISNARSIFFKDGAMYILSYQDGKNTLYRLN
- a CDS encoding dihydroneopterin aldolase, translated to MEFLQLLLVLIAMIIIIAKPQKEKLAFGLVVVSWLFMAYLYIGHKSGALLTTINL